A single window of Syntrophotalea acetylenica DNA harbors:
- a CDS encoding MarC family protein encodes MMLEFLSASTLLFMLLNPFLLVVYLIDVFQKLSTAIFARVILRAGCISIGVFTFSALLGEMVFRDILQARFAAFQIFGGIVFLLIGLRFVFHGNAAIEALRGESRYIAGAIAMPLMIGPGTIGASILIGKRLGPGLAVLSIFLTVLLSAAVMILLKRIHDVVRSHNEPMLERYIEVAGRITALVVGTFALEMIMQGAEGWLRTFF; translated from the coding sequence ATGATGCTCGAATTTTTAAGCGCTTCGACACTGTTGTTCATGTTGCTGAACCCGTTTTTACTGGTGGTTTACCTCATCGATGTGTTCCAGAAATTGTCCACCGCCATTTTCGCGCGGGTTATCCTGCGCGCCGGTTGCATCAGCATCGGGGTATTCACATTTTCCGCACTGCTGGGGGAGATGGTTTTTCGGGACATCCTGCAGGCCCGCTTCGCGGCGTTTCAGATCTTCGGAGGGATCGTTTTTTTGCTGATCGGCTTGCGCTTCGTGTTCCATGGCAATGCCGCCATCGAGGCACTGCGCGGTGAATCCCGGTACATTGCCGGCGCCATTGCCATGCCGCTGATGATCGGTCCCGGCACTATCGGCGCCAGCATCCTGATCGGCAAGCGCCTGGGACCGGGGCTGGCCGTGTTGTCCATTTTTCTCACGGTACTGCTGAGCGCGGCGGTCATGATCCTTCTCAAGCGTATACATGATGTGGTGCGATCCCACAACGAACCGATGCTGGAGCGTTATATCGAAGTCGCGGGCCGGATTACCGCCCTTGTGGTGGGGACCTTTGCGCTGGAAATGATTATGCAGGGTGCGGAGGGCTGGTTGCGGACCTTTTTCTGA